The nucleotide sequence CCTGCACCCCCTTCACGCACACATGAGCCTTCCCCCTtatgctcctcctcttcgcctctgccCTTCTTCATCTCTACGCCATGCCGTCTTTTCTTTCCATCGACCCGTCGTTCtcgccttccctcttcactgCATTACGCTTAGTTGAGCCACCTCACTCTACTCGGGTCTTCGACTTTCACACTTTCCTTTCGCCCGTCTGCCCGCTTACTCTTATTTCTTTTCCTGGACTGGTGTGGATTTCTCCgctgttcttctctttgCCGGCTCTGTCTTACGACGTGGCTCGTTGGTTTGCGCGTCCCTACATTATGCgcatggggggagggggtggtaTCAACAAATCCCCAAAGATGTCTGCAAAAACGAAACGGGAGGCTTAGTGCTGCCTCATCCGGCAAGCCATCGTCTTTCTCAAGTGAAGCTGCGTCCCTCTCCCTACCGCCCAGCAACCGAGTTTGATCCGGCTCCGccctgctgcgtgtgcgattgcagctgcggctgttcGCAGGGCAGTTCAGCACAGAACTGTTctgagagacgagagaagcgTGGCGGTGCATGGCGTTTGAGGGCTCGACAGGCACAGCCTTCCCTATAATGTCTCGCTCGTTTCTCGTGGCAATGCGGTTGGCTCACGTTGAGATGAAGGGCGGGGATGGTGCCTGAGATGCGCCGGAGAGTAGTGCGACGAGTGTACTGGCAGCCACgcaaagagaaagggcaAGGCCAGGGAAAGTGCGAGGTAACACAAAGCAACGGTGGGGAAGAGTGGTGACTGTGTCAGTGCAATGGCCAATGGGCCACTTTCCGCCAGCACGTGTGAGTGTCTAATTGAAAATGGCCGGAGTATGCGGAAAGGCAGGTCAGAGCgggtggtgtggaggaggggaaggggaaaacatGAAAACAGTGGAAGGACTCGCAAATCGGACGAGTCGACGTGACAGCGgaaggcgccactgcagcgaaCCACATCGGAGAGACGCTGTGAGAACGGAACGATAGCTCACTTCATTGGCTGGGTGGGCGGTTTCCGTAGAAAACACGCCTAAGTTCCGTGTCTTTGCGACGGAAACAGTCAAGCCTTGCCTTCACGAGGGTGCGGGCGGCACGCGCTCTGTTTGCTCGCTTCGTTGATATTCGTCGCCATTCGATGGAAAGCCTTCCATCGTctagcaggaggaggagggtctGCGTGTACGCAAGTgggagacgcagcagccctgGCGATGCCCACtacgcgagcagcagcagagatgcAAAAACACATACAccaaagaggggaaaaataGTAGAGGTGCAAGGGAAGATGGCGGAACCCCTGAACAGCTGCATTCCGGTAGGTGGGGAAAGCGAACCGACAGCCTGACGGTCTAACCTTTGGCGCGAAGAAAGAGTACGTGGTGTGCGGTGGGCGGATAGCACGAAGCAGTGAAAAGAGCCGCTTCGCGACACGCTCTACACCACCGCGAAACAAAGTCGCCGGTGGCATAGGCCAAAGGTCAAAGAAGTACAAAGGCCAATCAAGCAGACCTACAGCAAATGTGCGATTGGGCCTTTCCTCAGCGGACACAGACGCCCGAAACGAAAAGGGGTAAGGCAAAGAATGCTGGATTTCATATGCGTCACAATCAGCGCTTACACATGCAGATGCGAGTCAGGACGCAGCAGGAAGGAGCATACGCTGAGAAATAGAGGAGTAAGCGCCACAGGTGCATGAGACCGGAGAAGCGTGAGAGATAGTCACAGGTGACCTGCTGCCAGACCTTGCGTTTTTTTCGCCTCATACGTGTCGCTATTCGCACGATTGCGCTATCCTTCTCATCGGCGCTAATGTCGGCGAAGTGGGACCactgccggccgccacctgcctcGAAAAGGTGAGCACCAGATGCGCGCAAGCCGGTAACGCAGCATCCTGCGTGTCCTCCGTATTGGGGTGCCTTGGTCTGTGGGCCCACGTGTCACGGGTAAAGAGTAAAAGTGAGGCGAAGAGAAACGCAAAGAGTAAAAGGAGGCGCATGGAGCTGTGGCATAGCGGATGAGTGAGCAAGCGGTGGGGAAAAAACAAGATCGAGGAGGCAGCACAACAGCCTGCGTGGTCACTTTTGGTGACTGCGGGcttggggaggagggaggagggcgcagctgcaccgaaCCTCCCTAGACATGGACGCCAAAAGGGCGCCTCCAATACGGCAGCCTACCGCTTCTCTCTAGATGTGTGGTGGGATTCGTGTAgtgtcctctttttctcctgtCTCCAGCCAGCAGTGAGGGGGAGATTGTcagcacgagagagaagagccatagtgggggaggggaagtcGAAAACCAAAAGACAAATAAACGACTGCGCGAAGAAAGCAAGCATATCTATGAGTGTGCGAAAGGGCGAGGCACGATTGATTTACGCGTAGCCGTACAGGATGTGGCCGCGTTTGCGCAGCGCATTCACGACATCGGCCGCCGTGACTGTCTTCTTGCGCGCGTACTCGGTGTaggccgtgctgcagcgcacaatgTCCTCCACATAGGCCTtcagcacgcggcgcacctcctcgtagaGGTCGCCCGAGATGCGCTTTacaccaccgcggcgcgccatacggcggacgcagccgcgcgtgATGCCACGGAtgttgtcgcgcagcaccttcttctgGCGCTTCTGGCTGCCCTTGGCGTCAGCGGAGCGCTTACCC is from Leishmania braziliensis MHOM/BR/75/M2904 complete genome, chromosome 15 and encodes:
- a CDS encoding histone H4 translates to MAKGKRSADAKGSQKRQKKVLRDNIRGITRGCVRRMARRGGVKRISGDLYEEVRRVLKAYVEDIVRCSTAYTEYARKKTVTAADVVNALRKRGHILYGYA